Part of the Deinococcus apachensis DSM 19763 genome, TTCACCACGCTAGCGGCGAGCGCTGATCTGCTGGACCGCCCAGCCATTGCCGTCAGGATCGTTGAAGAAGAGAAAGCCGACGTTGTCGAGGTCTTCCCCCGGTTGGGCCGGGCGTGCCCCGGTCGGCCCGAGCACCTGGATCTCGCCGACCTCCACGTGGCGTTCGAGGAGCTGGGTCCTCGCGGCCCGCAGGTCCCGCACCACCAGTTGCAGCCCCTGAAGTGAGCCCGGGCGCATGGACGACAGTCCCGTGCCCACGACGATGGAACACCCGGACCCCGGTGGGGTGAGCTGTACGATCCGGCGGGTCTCGCTCACCCTCGTGTCGTGATCCACCGCGAAGCCGAGGCCATCGGCGTAGAAGGCGCGGGCGCGCTCCACGTCGCTCACCGGCACCACCACGACCTCCAGCGTCCAGTCCATCAGCCCTCCATCAATGTCTGAATGACCTTCTCCACGCGCCGCTGACGGGTTTCGGGGTTCATGGTGCCCTCCACTGCCAGGACATGCTGGCGTTGTCGACTGTAGGAGAGCTGTCCGAAGCGCTCCAGGGCCGTGAGGTTGGCGTTCAGCGCCCCTTGCAGGTCGTCCGGCACCTCGACCTCGCGGGATTCAGTGTCCACTTGCAGGGTCACGCTCACATGATCGCCTGCCTGAACTCCGGCGCCCTGACGGTGCTCGGCACTGACAGGCCCCATGAACCCGCCGCCAATGACGGCCACGGTGCTGGGGTAGGTATAACTGTTCAGGGTCACCTTCACCGCTGGCTTCTTCCCAGTACCCAGGGCTGCGACAACCTCCGGAGGCACCTCGATGCCGGTGGCCGTTTGACGTTCCTGTCTCAGGGTCGTTTCTAAGCTGGGCATGCGTCTCCTTTACGGGGCGTCCAGAAAAGCGGTGGCGGGGGGCAGCAATCGGGGCGACTGCAGGATGCCATAGTGGGTTCCACCGGGGAGGGTAGCAAGGCGGTGCGCCATTCGGCCAGAGCCGTCTCAGCCCGCGTCCTGCAGGCCACCCCCAGCATTGCGAAGAACCCGGTGGCGTGAGCAGGCGCAAAACTGTCGGCGTCCGCGGCGACGATCAGGGTCGGATTCTGGAACCCGCGCAGTTCGTCGGCCCAGTCGTGCCAACGATGCATACCAAGCGGCCCGCCTGATCTCTGAGGCGGGCCGCAGCAAGTGGAGCTAGGTTCAGGGTTTAGGAAAGCGGTCGAGGCGGCTCAGCGCGTCGATCTCG contains:
- a CDS encoding YdeI/OmpD-associated family protein — translated: MPSLETTLRQERQTATGIEVPPEVVAALGTGKKPAVKVTLNSYTYPSTVAVIGGGFMGPVSAEHRQGAGVQAGDHVSVTLQVDTESREVEVPDDLQGALNANLTALERFGQLSYSRQRQHVLAVEGTMNPETRQRRVEKVIQTLMEG
- a CDS encoding VOC family protein, translated to MDWTLEVVVVPVSDVERARAFYADGLGFAVDHDTRVSETRRIVQLTPPGSGCSIVVGTGLSSMRPGSLQGLQLVVRDLRAARTQLLERHVEVGEIQVLGPTGARPAQPGEDLDNVGFLFFNDPDGNGWAVQQISARR